One window from the genome of Gimesia aquarii encodes:
- a CDS encoding argonaute/piwi family protein — MSISIEYLKEPKLQFGKYFEHQDTKTGLAEFGPFGKNVAGLHPSEIKMGFIGTRETIAGAKEWLEECGSEIESENSKVIKAKIKEVDNLPNLFGQDIFEDEHIHEPIVRLYKILNRDFIGFSKDSEFESCFQMNDRWDRTIRQEEISKTLGIEDKQRRIWELVELFNGHIKSLAETSPAPDIIVLALTPEIIDEAYTVQVTGNFYLNFRRAIKAKAMQWGVPIQLIQRSTVLGKKPKGRKEPLQEKATRAWNFCTALYYKAEGIPWCPVTVEKDTCFIGVDFYVAQERKDSLTMRTSVAQAFDYLGQGLVLRGDPFEWNSDANGKSPHMSREGASRLVSATLKEYVNVRGTPPKRVVVHKPSRFWGHDHGEYNELDGFIEGIQSVFPGCDYDLVTLTRSRIRLFREGQYPPARGSYFSIEDEAHFLYTMGFIPYLETFPGSYVPEPWQILERHGSSAPKDLFREVLELTKMNVNNCSFADGTPITLSFSQKIGEIMKHVSDEDTVQTSYRFYM; from the coding sequence ATGAGCATTAGCATAGAGTATCTCAAAGAGCCAAAACTTCAATTTGGAAAATACTTTGAGCACCAAGATACGAAAACAGGACTTGCCGAATTCGGCCCGTTCGGAAAAAACGTAGCGGGACTCCATCCCTCTGAAATCAAAATGGGTTTCATTGGCACTCGTGAAACCATTGCTGGTGCGAAGGAATGGCTGGAAGAATGTGGGTCGGAAATCGAAAGTGAGAACTCGAAGGTTATTAAAGCCAAGATCAAGGAAGTAGACAATCTTCCGAACTTGTTCGGTCAGGACATATTTGAAGACGAACACATACATGAACCAATCGTTCGGTTGTACAAAATTCTGAATCGTGACTTCATCGGTTTCTCAAAGGATTCTGAATTTGAGTCGTGCTTCCAGATGAACGACCGGTGGGATCGAACGATTCGACAGGAAGAAATCAGCAAGACACTTGGGATCGAAGATAAGCAACGACGGATTTGGGAACTCGTTGAATTATTTAACGGTCATATCAAAAGCCTTGCCGAGACAAGCCCCGCCCCAGATATCATTGTCCTCGCACTGACTCCTGAAATCATAGACGAGGCATATACCGTCCAAGTCACCGGCAACTTCTATCTAAACTTCCGGCGTGCGATCAAAGCAAAGGCAATGCAGTGGGGCGTGCCTATTCAATTGATCCAACGGAGTACCGTTCTCGGCAAGAAACCGAAGGGTCGCAAAGAGCCTCTTCAAGAAAAAGCAACCCGAGCTTGGAACTTTTGTACGGCCTTGTATTACAAGGCCGAAGGAATTCCATGGTGTCCTGTTACAGTTGAGAAAGACACGTGTTTCATCGGTGTCGATTTTTACGTTGCTCAAGAAAGAAAAGACAGCCTGACGATGAGGACCAGTGTGGCTCAAGCATTCGACTACCTCGGACAAGGACTTGTGCTTCGTGGTGATCCGTTTGAATGGAACTCAGATGCGAATGGCAAGAGCCCGCACATGTCTCGTGAAGGTGCCAGTCGCTTAGTTAGCGCAACGCTGAAGGAGTATGTCAACGTCCGAGGGACACCGCCCAAGCGAGTTGTGGTCCACAAACCGTCACGTTTTTGGGGACATGACCATGGTGAATATAATGAACTCGATGGATTCATCGAAGGTATCCAGAGTGTGTTTCCCGGCTGCGACTACGATCTCGTCACTTTAACTCGTTCACGAATTCGGTTATTTCGAGAAGGCCAGTATCCACCGGCACGTGGTTCATATTTCTCCATCGAAGATGAGGCCCATTTTCTCTACACGATGGGATTCATTCCATACCTCGAAACATTTCCCGGCAGCTATGTCCCCGAACCTTGGCAGATCCTCGAACGTCATGGTAGCAGCGCACCAAAGGACTTGTTCCGTGAGGTGCTCGAACTGACAAAGATGAACGTCAACAACTGCTCGTTCGCAGACGGAACACCGATCACACTTTCATTCTCGCAAAAGATCGGCGAGATCATGAAGCATGTGTCGGATGAAGATACGGTTCAGACAAGTTATCGATTTTATATGTAA
- a CDS encoding DUF4365 domain-containing protein, with protein MRFLNLLTTTLVNLTKVRYTCQRGVTQKNGIFDGVANTMAKTVPVSKFTELRGLDRISHITHEMNCLFRVISQDDVGIDGEIEVVTPKVDGDGYETSGGIIKVQAKSGTSYVKKDHGPTFATPVRMDDLEYWNHCTFPVFFIVYHPDDDALYFKEIKTYIRETDDVWQTPLEVVFNKATDLFTANAKDNVCEHAAVSPPRISFDQQERLYSNLLPVKRLPKTLTYAKTRRKSAIRIREEIEGYKPPFCIHEKHLYTLSDLHNEKNVLREFCDVETIGEMPFSAWMEDYDLRNHLVYMVNQLFGSHCYRCGLSYNRDFKRTYFPRESDDDTDKSFSRTWRSPRTKRDAPPRTVVQFYEYGTFTFWRHLAAEFRFEQFGEKWFLRITPKYLFTDDGKKPCNPALVGPYTTRLKAMEHNPQVLNHVLFWGQTLANGHSRIEMTLFGETLVVIEPEPATVIAEFAIPFDPATHEEEPSSPQLTLFSLSDMEDGSNEH; from the coding sequence ATGCGATTCCTTAACCTGCTAACGACTACATTGGTAAACCTTACCAAAGTGCGTTATACTTGCCAACGAGGTGTGACCCAAAAAAATGGAATCTTTGATGGAGTGGCGAATACGATGGCGAAAACTGTTCCGGTTTCTAAATTCACGGAACTCAGAGGGTTGGATCGCATCTCTCACATCACACACGAGATGAACTGTCTTTTTCGTGTCATCTCGCAGGATGACGTTGGCATCGATGGCGAAATCGAAGTCGTAACACCGAAAGTAGACGGTGATGGCTACGAGACCAGCGGTGGCATCATTAAGGTGCAGGCGAAGTCGGGGACAAGCTACGTTAAGAAAGACCACGGCCCAACATTCGCAACTCCCGTTCGCATGGATGATCTTGAATACTGGAACCACTGCACATTCCCAGTGTTCTTTATCGTCTACCATCCTGATGACGATGCGCTATACTTCAAGGAAATTAAAACATATATCCGAGAGACTGACGACGTTTGGCAGACACCTCTCGAAGTCGTCTTTAACAAAGCAACGGATCTCTTTACAGCGAACGCAAAGGATAACGTGTGCGAACACGCTGCCGTAAGTCCACCTCGGATTTCGTTCGATCAACAGGAGCGCCTCTACTCAAATCTACTCCCGGTCAAGCGACTGCCGAAGACATTGACTTATGCCAAGACTCGCCGCAAATCAGCGATCCGAATCAGGGAAGAGATCGAAGGCTACAAACCACCTTTCTGTATCCACGAAAAGCATCTCTACACGTTGTCTGATTTACACAACGAAAAGAACGTGCTTCGTGAATTTTGCGATGTGGAGACAATTGGCGAGATGCCGTTCTCTGCTTGGATGGAAGATTATGACTTGCGGAATCATCTCGTGTACATGGTAAACCAATTGTTTGGAAGCCATTGTTATCGGTGCGGATTGTCCTACAACCGGGACTTTAAGCGAACGTATTTTCCACGTGAGTCTGATGACGATACCGACAAAAGTTTTTCTCGAACATGGAGGAGTCCTCGAACCAAGCGAGACGCACCGCCTCGAACTGTTGTCCAATTCTACGAATACGGGACATTTACATTCTGGCGACACTTGGCCGCTGAGTTTCGCTTTGAGCAGTTCGGAGAAAAATGGTTTCTACGGATCACGCCAAAGTATCTCTTTACGGATGACGGAAAGAAGCCTTGCAACCCAGCATTGGTCGGACCATACACAACAAGACTAAAGGCGATGGAACACAATCCGCAGGTTTTGAATCATGTGCTCTTCTGGGGACAAACACTTGCGAATGGTCATTCGAGAATCGAGATGACGCTTTTCGGAGAGACGCTTGTGGTGATCGAGCCTGAACCAGCAACGGTCATTGCGGAATTTGCAATTCCGTTTGATCCGGCAACCCATGAAGAGGAACCATCCTCTCCCCAGTTGACTCTATTTAGCTTAAGCGACATGGAGGATGGCTCGAATGAGCATTAG
- a CDS encoding helix-turn-helix domain-containing protein, translating into MENLQNFLRISEAAEYLGVSPNTLRNWENAKKIAAHRHPVNDYRLFKQEELDALLSQLQEPRKPSKKAK; encoded by the coding sequence GTGGAAAACTTACAGAACTTCCTTCGTATCTCGGAAGCCGCCGAATATCTCGGTGTCTCGCCGAATACACTGCGTAATTGGGAGAACGCAAAAAAGATTGCCGCTCACCGGCACCCGGTGAACGATTATCGCCTCTTTAAGCAAGAGGAACTAGATGCGTTGTTGAGCCAGTTGCAGGAACCTCGGAAGCCGTCGAAGAAGGCGAAGTGA
- the pglW gene encoding BREX system serine/threonine kinase PglW → MESPRWNIITSSQYEWERRALDFIREGLPDHDPYRAWANFEFHTNDGAIYEVDLLVLTKQGFFLIEIKSWPGRVRGDAGTWTRTTPEGRVISEDNPVLLTNRKAKALSSLLKSQSATKKIRVPWLDAIVFLSADDLHCDLTGPAANRVFLKDRKASESQKERKGILSALMRREGQGIDPELRSTIDAKVARTLAKAIDDSGIRPSQKSRRIGDFVLGELIADGPGYQDRIAEHVTVKNDFRRVRLYTVAGADTEEDRQRRKRAAIREYEIIRSLNHPYVLPVTDYKEHELGPALLFRYADPHSIRFDHYLATQCHKLTTSQRLKFLRDIADVVRYAHRKRVIHRSMSPYSILVMKDDGARTESEKQLPPGTMAVRESSAFDDPSQLYLQVYNWQVGARLQTSVTPQVTEVEDLVDSQALVYMSPEAVADPRRVSEASDIFSLGAIAYHLFTFRPPAGSLSELTHILRDRKGLSVSSVMDGAGAKLEEFIQWSTHPDALTRIGNVEDFLLMLDEVEDELTAPDQSAIIAPLLAKRGDRLDQDFIVKSVLGQGATARALLVTKDDEEFVLKVALTEDDNLRLLAEGEALKKIQSEFIIQIFDIIEIAGKTILVLQVAGEESLAKHLRKYGIPTLDLLSRYGSNLLSAVESLERHGVVHRDIKPDNIGIFKNNRSENQLMLYDFSLTSAPLDNLRIGTTGYTDPFLKTRKSGKWDLAAERYSAGITLYEMTLGHDLLPKWGEEDVANPADTKDELVLDVEKFKPSVREGLTKFFTKALDRDPDKRFDNAKEMRFAWEKVFMEADDQTVITSNGEKVTTTILLDEAELDTLVAALDLSARARDALDSLDITTVKDLLLCSIHEIRLMRGVGDQYRREIMGFITELREKFPDVTAKKTSTTEDDQNPSLERLHNRVVGTRNAKKETEWRVRSGLLNLLADDDTPVDAWPSQSDVADALNETRAKVGQALAADQKRWGKDSFLTAFRHELFEQIQRLGGVVTTGELVDLTILLRPAVETIDTIKQQRLASAIARAAVETEGSLSEPRFEIRRLSGKTVVACTDDLALYSEKLGEVADRIAKADPLLPRLRVFQELYDVTQPPPIPGCQPFSNERLIKLAAAMSSQAAVSSRQELYPHNMESLRSLKLGIGALSGLGLGEKNEGFTIWQVHNRVSSRYPEAMTLPTDPKELELMLRKVGIDVRWESDSEVFRRREAKILVTSGSSIGSRRDTATSTRHVDSTSPETVEARQTEDRLQHAYRDGGFLVLTVKPSYLRPCEHNLVHRFPELERVSFDDLLFEQLRAKSKEYEFPWSDLYEADSEGTNTDDWANLLHLMSEVGPNIETELMNSERPLLLVHPGLIARYQMMSVLQTLRDRVGHDAKCPTVWVLIATDSQNEMPYLDGVQIPLISKGQRAAVSEYWIDNLHRGRTKEITAEKTTGSGS, encoded by the coding sequence ATGGAATCACCACGTTGGAATATCATCACGTCATCCCAGTATGAATGGGAACGGCGTGCGCTTGATTTCATCCGGGAGGGTCTGCCTGATCATGACCCGTACCGGGCGTGGGCCAATTTCGAGTTCCATACAAACGATGGTGCGATCTACGAAGTCGATCTGCTGGTTCTGACCAAGCAGGGTTTTTTTCTGATCGAGATCAAAAGCTGGCCGGGGAGAGTTCGTGGTGATGCGGGAACTTGGACTCGTACGACCCCCGAAGGCCGAGTGATCTCCGAGGACAATCCGGTGTTGCTGACCAATCGGAAAGCTAAAGCACTCTCGTCACTGTTGAAATCTCAGTCGGCGACCAAGAAGATCAGAGTGCCGTGGCTGGATGCGATTGTCTTCCTGTCAGCGGACGATCTCCACTGTGATCTCACTGGCCCGGCAGCAAATCGTGTTTTTCTGAAAGATCGTAAAGCGTCTGAATCCCAGAAAGAACGCAAAGGTATTCTGTCAGCTTTGATGCGTCGTGAAGGACAAGGAATTGACCCGGAGCTTCGTAGCACCATCGATGCTAAGGTCGCTCGTACTTTGGCGAAGGCGATTGATGATTCAGGAATTCGGCCATCGCAAAAATCACGTCGAATCGGTGATTTCGTACTTGGTGAACTGATTGCCGATGGGCCGGGCTATCAGGATCGCATTGCTGAACATGTTACGGTAAAAAATGACTTCCGGCGAGTCCGTCTCTATACCGTAGCGGGAGCCGACACTGAAGAAGACCGACAGCGACGTAAACGAGCCGCCATCCGTGAGTACGAAATTATTCGGTCACTGAATCATCCGTATGTGCTTCCCGTGACGGATTACAAGGAACACGAACTCGGTCCCGCTCTGCTGTTCCGCTATGCTGATCCACACTCGATTCGCTTTGATCATTATCTCGCTACACAGTGTCACAAGTTAACGACATCGCAGCGGTTGAAGTTTCTGCGTGATATCGCCGATGTCGTGCGGTACGCCCACCGCAAGCGAGTCATCCACCGCTCGATGTCGCCATACAGCATCTTGGTGATGAAGGATGATGGCGCACGAACCGAGTCTGAAAAGCAGCTTCCGCCCGGCACCATGGCCGTTCGAGAATCGTCGGCCTTCGATGATCCCTCACAGCTTTACCTTCAGGTCTATAACTGGCAGGTCGGTGCGAGACTGCAAACAAGTGTCACACCTCAAGTGACTGAAGTTGAAGATCTGGTTGATTCGCAAGCCTTGGTCTATATGTCTCCCGAAGCGGTTGCCGATCCACGGCGAGTTTCCGAGGCGTCCGACATCTTCTCATTGGGAGCGATTGCATACCACCTATTCACCTTTCGCCCACCAGCGGGAAGTTTGAGCGAACTGACACACATCCTGCGTGACCGCAAAGGACTGAGCGTGTCATCGGTGATGGATGGTGCGGGGGCGAAGCTGGAGGAATTCATTCAGTGGAGCACACATCCCGATGCACTGACTCGTATCGGCAACGTCGAAGACTTCCTGTTGATGCTCGACGAAGTGGAAGACGAACTGACTGCGCCCGATCAGTCGGCCATTATTGCCCCGCTGTTGGCAAAACGTGGCGACCGGCTGGATCAGGATTTCATCGTCAAGAGTGTCTTGGGGCAAGGTGCCACAGCCCGAGCGTTGTTGGTCACGAAGGACGACGAAGAGTTTGTCCTGAAGGTGGCGTTGACCGAAGACGACAATCTACGGCTGCTGGCAGAAGGTGAAGCTCTGAAGAAGATTCAGAGCGAGTTCATTATCCAGATCTTCGACATCATTGAGATCGCAGGCAAAACAATCCTTGTGCTGCAAGTCGCAGGCGAGGAATCGCTGGCAAAGCATTTGCGGAAGTACGGTATTCCAACACTGGACTTGCTCTCACGTTATGGCAGCAACCTGTTGTCCGCTGTCGAATCTCTGGAACGTCACGGTGTCGTTCATCGAGACATCAAGCCAGACAACATCGGCATATTCAAGAACAACCGCAGCGAAAACCAGTTAATGCTGTACGATTTTTCGTTGACCAGCGCACCATTGGACAATCTGCGAATCGGGACAACAGGTTACACCGATCCGTTTCTGAAAACTCGCAAGTCGGGCAAATGGGACTTGGCGGCGGAACGATATTCGGCAGGCATCACGCTGTACGAAATGACGCTTGGGCATGATCTACTGCCGAAGTGGGGCGAGGAAGATGTTGCCAACCCGGCAGACACAAAAGACGAACTCGTCTTGGATGTTGAGAAGTTCAAACCGAGTGTTCGTGAAGGACTGACGAAGTTCTTCACCAAAGCTCTGGATCGAGATCCCGACAAGCGATTCGACAACGCCAAGGAGATGCGGTTTGCTTGGGAAAAGGTATTCATGGAGGCCGATGACCAAACTGTTATCACTTCCAACGGCGAAAAAGTCACGACCACAATTCTGCTGGATGAAGCGGAACTCGATACGCTGGTTGCCGCACTCGATCTGTCGGCTCGTGCTAGGGACGCTTTGGACAGTCTGGATATCACGACCGTCAAAGATCTTCTGCTGTGCTCAATTCATGAGATTCGGTTGATGCGTGGCGTCGGTGATCAGTACCGACGAGAGATCATGGGCTTCATTACGGAACTGCGAGAGAAGTTCCCCGATGTCACCGCCAAGAAGACATCTACGACCGAAGACGATCAGAACCCCAGCCTTGAAAGGTTGCACAATCGAGTCGTGGGAACTCGCAATGCGAAGAAAGAAACCGAGTGGAGAGTTCGTTCTGGCCTGCTGAACCTACTGGCCGATGATGACACTCCGGTCGATGCTTGGCCTAGCCAGTCGGATGTGGCTGACGCATTGAACGAGACTCGTGCCAAGGTCGGTCAGGCTTTGGCGGCGGATCAAAAGCGGTGGGGCAAGGATTCTTTCCTGACGGCATTTCGTCACGAATTGTTCGAGCAGATTCAGCGGTTGGGAGGCGTCGTCACCACGGGCGAGCTTGTGGATTTGACGATTCTGCTACGGCCTGCTGTCGAGACTATCGACACCATCAAACAACAACGACTGGCATCGGCGATTGCTCGTGCGGCGGTGGAGACTGAAGGCTCGTTGTCGGAACCTCGTTTTGAGATTCGACGATTGTCAGGCAAAACAGTGGTGGCCTGCACCGATGACTTGGCACTTTACTCTGAAAAGCTGGGTGAGGTTGCCGACCGAATTGCCAAAGCCGATCCATTACTACCTCGGTTGCGAGTGTTTCAAGAGTTATATGACGTAACGCAGCCACCACCTATTCCGGGTTGTCAGCCATTCAGCAACGAACGGCTGATCAAGCTGGCGGCGGCGATGAGCAGCCAAGCGGCGGTGTCTTCACGTCAGGAACTTTATCCTCACAACATGGAATCGCTGCGATCCCTCAAGCTGGGTATCGGGGCGCTCAGTGGCTTGGGGCTGGGAGAGAAGAACGAAGGCTTCACAATCTGGCAGGTTCACAATCGAGTCAGCAGTCGTTACCCGGAAGCGATGACGTTGCCGACTGATCCGAAAGAACTGGAGTTGATGCTTCGAAAAGTTGGCATTGATGTGCGATGGGAATCCGACTCTGAAGTATTCCGTCGCCGAGAAGCCAAGATTCTGGTCACGTCTGGTTCCTCGATTGGCAGTAGGCGAGACACAGCCACGTCCACTCGCCATGTCGATTCAACATCACCGGAAACGGTGGAAGCACGCCAAACAGAAGATCGGCTGCAACATGCCTATCGTGATGGCGGCTTCTTGGTATTGACGGTAAAGCCCAGTTACCTGCGCCCTTGTGAACACAATTTGGTGCATCGGTTTCCTGAACTGGAGCGTGTCTCGTTTGACGATCTGCTGTTCGAACAGTTGCGAGCCAAGTCCAAGGAATACGAATTCCCGTGGAGCGACTTGTACGAAGCCGATTCCGAAGGCACCAACACCGATGATTGGGCTAATCTGCTGCATTTGATGAGCGAAGTCGGTCCGAATATTGAGACTGAGTTAATGAATAGCGAGCGGCCTCTGCTGTTGGTTCATCCCGGCCTGATCGCTCGCTACCAGATGATGTCGGTGTTGCAAACGCTGCGAGACCGAGTGGGTCACGATGCCAAATGCCCCACGGTTTGGGTGTTGATCGCAACGGACAGCCAGAACGAGATGCCGTACTTAGATGGCGTGCAGATTCCGTTGATCAGCAAAGGTCAGCGAGCCGCCGTGTCGGAATACTGGATCGACAATCTACATCGAGGCCGCACCAAAGAAATAACCGCCGAGAAGACAACAGGAAGTGGTTCGTAA